Proteins found in one Tsukamurella paurometabola DSM 20162 genomic segment:
- a CDS encoding thioredoxin domain-containing protein produces MSNRLGASTSPYLRQHADNPVHWQEWSDAALAEAAERDVPILLSIGYAACHWCHVMAHESFENEAIAAQMNEGFVCIKVDREERPDLDSIYMNATVAMTGQGGWPMTCFLTPGGAPFYCGTYYPPEPRNGQASFPQLLDAITDTWRERRGDVDRVSDQVAGHLRQASSGLPDGAPPSPGDLATAVATLVADEDPSGGFGRAPKFPPSATVEALLRHHERTGDAAAYAVAVRCAEAMARGGIYDQLGGGFARYAVDADWVVPHFEKMLYDNALLLRFYAHLGRRTGSPLALRVADETADFLVRDLGVHGAFASSLDADTEIDGHGVEGATYVWTPSQLAEVLGDDDGAWAAEVFAVTDGGTFEHGTSTLQLRGDPDPARLADVRRKLFHARQSRPQPARDDKVVTVWNGLAITALAEAGRVPDAAACARYLLEKHWNGATLRRSSLDGVAGEAQGMLEDYAALVTGLLALRQRTGDTAWSDDAAVILDAAIDKFADPDASGGWYDAPSDGEALLTRPRDPADGATPSGASLIAEALTYAEVLLGERYAGLAAATRARSGELLRRVPRGAGHHLAVAEQATAGLQIAVADGAGAAALTAEARRLAPGGAIVVAGAKDSQVLLEGRGPVDGRAAAYVCRGTVCSLPVTDGETLAIELAP; encoded by the coding sequence GTGAGTAATCGACTCGGCGCGTCCACCAGCCCGTATCTTCGCCAGCACGCCGACAACCCGGTGCACTGGCAGGAGTGGTCGGATGCCGCGCTGGCCGAAGCGGCGGAGCGCGACGTGCCGATCCTGCTCTCGATCGGCTATGCGGCGTGCCACTGGTGCCATGTGATGGCGCACGAGTCGTTCGAGAACGAGGCCATCGCGGCGCAGATGAACGAGGGCTTCGTGTGCATCAAGGTCGACCGCGAGGAGCGTCCCGACCTCGATTCGATCTACATGAACGCCACCGTCGCGATGACCGGACAGGGCGGCTGGCCCATGACCTGTTTCCTCACCCCCGGCGGTGCCCCGTTCTACTGCGGCACCTACTACCCGCCCGAACCCCGCAACGGGCAGGCGAGTTTCCCGCAGTTGCTCGACGCGATCACCGATACCTGGCGCGAGCGCCGCGGCGACGTCGACCGCGTGTCCGACCAGGTGGCCGGGCATCTGCGCCAGGCCTCGTCGGGCCTGCCCGACGGTGCGCCGCCCAGCCCCGGCGACCTCGCCACCGCGGTCGCGACTCTGGTCGCCGACGAGGACCCGTCGGGCGGCTTCGGTCGGGCACCGAAGTTCCCTCCGTCAGCCACCGTCGAAGCCCTGCTGCGCCACCACGAGCGCACCGGCGACGCCGCGGCCTATGCCGTGGCCGTGCGGTGCGCCGAGGCGATGGCCCGCGGCGGCATCTACGACCAGCTGGGTGGCGGTTTCGCCCGCTACGCCGTGGACGCCGACTGGGTGGTGCCGCATTTCGAGAAGATGCTCTACGACAACGCCTTGCTGCTGCGGTTCTACGCGCACCTCGGCCGCCGCACCGGCTCGCCGCTCGCGTTGCGGGTGGCCGATGAGACCGCCGACTTCCTCGTTCGAGACCTGGGCGTCCACGGTGCGTTCGCGTCGTCGCTGGATGCCGATACCGAGATCGACGGCCATGGGGTGGAGGGCGCGACGTACGTGTGGACGCCGTCTCAGCTGGCCGAGGTGCTCGGCGACGACGACGGAGCCTGGGCCGCTGAGGTTTTCGCGGTCACCGACGGCGGCACTTTTGAGCACGGCACCTCCACCCTGCAACTGCGCGGCGATCCGGACCCGGCTCGTCTCGCCGACGTGCGCCGAAAGCTGTTCCACGCCCGTCAGTCCCGCCCGCAGCCCGCACGAGACGACAAGGTGGTCACGGTGTGGAACGGGCTCGCGATCACCGCACTCGCCGAAGCGGGCCGCGTTCCCGACGCCGCCGCGTGCGCTCGCTACCTACTGGAGAAGCACTGGAACGGTGCGACTCTGCGACGCAGCTCGCTCGACGGTGTTGCGGGCGAGGCGCAGGGCATGTTGGAGGACTACGCCGCCCTCGTCACCGGGCTGCTCGCGTTGCGTCAGCGCACCGGTGACACAGCGTGGTCCGACGATGCCGCAGTGATCCTCGATGCGGCGATCGACAAGTTCGCCGACCCGGACGCGTCCGGCGGCTGGTACGACGCACCGTCGGACGGTGAGGCCCTGCTCACCCGCCCGCGGGACCCGGCCGACGGCGCCACTCCGTCGGGCGCGAGCCTGATCGCCGAGGCGCTCACCTACGCCGAGGTGTTGCTGGGGGAACGGTACGCGGGCCTCGCCGCCGCCACCCGCGCCCGGTCGGGGGAACTGCTCCGCCGCGTGCCCCGCGGGGCAGGACATCATCTCGCCGTGGCCGAGCAGGCGACGGCCGGCCTGCAGATCGCGGTGGCAGACGGTGCCGGCGCCGCAGCGCTCACCGCCGAGGCTCGGCGGCTCGCGCCCGGTGGCGCCATAGTTGTTGCTGGAGCTAAAGACTCGCAGGTGCTACTCGAGGGGCGCGGCCCCGTGGACGGTCGTGCCGCGGCCTATGTGTGCCGCGGCACCGTCTGCTCCCTGCCGGTGACCGACGGTGAGACGCTCGCCATAGAGCTCGCCCCTTAG
- a CDS encoding ArnT family glycosyltransferase — MKHLTPRRAGVAALLALTAILYCWNLSINGYGNDFYAAAAQAGGLDWKAWLFGSLDPGNVITVDKPPAALWVTGLSVRIFGLSSWSVLLPQALMGVGTVGLVYLTTRRLLASLTDRIATGGALLAGAVCALTPAAVLIFRFNNPDALLVLLMTAAAYCTVRACQAASWRWLVACGAVLGFAFLTKMLQGLLVLPGFGLAYLLFAQTPWLRRARDLAFGTLAVVVSSGWYVLLTVLWPASSRPYIGGSKDGTFMDLVLGYNGLARIVGNSGGSDGSGGFPGGGRGPGGGATGTSFGGTPSLARLFSNEFGNEISWLLPAALLVLVVGIALVARRRLERDLALGLTVFGTWLVVTGVVFSFMSGTVHPYYTVALVPAIAVLVGGGAAVAWSRRSTVPGTAALVALVVAAGGWGVVRAWRAGYAWPALGIVVGVLTVAAVVALVVSRSGGRRAVAASLTLALLAGGIATAAFSISTAGTAHSGGVPTAAQTAKAGNGFPGGMRLGGDGADGGDRPAEAPDDRPDGGVPGERGADAAVVALLKTTGTDWAAAVSGAQSQGPLQLNSGRPVIAIGGFSGSDPAPTLTQFQQWVRDGRIGYYIAGGGFRRGGGESAIETWVKQNFTATTVGSSTVYQLAR; from the coding sequence GTGAAGCATCTGACTCCGCGGCGCGCCGGCGTGGCCGCGCTGCTCGCCCTGACGGCGATCCTTTACTGCTGGAACCTGTCGATCAACGGCTACGGCAACGACTTCTACGCGGCTGCGGCGCAGGCGGGCGGGCTCGACTGGAAAGCCTGGCTGTTCGGATCGCTCGATCCGGGCAATGTGATCACCGTCGACAAGCCGCCCGCCGCGCTGTGGGTCACCGGGCTGTCGGTGCGGATCTTCGGGCTCTCCTCGTGGTCGGTGCTCCTGCCGCAGGCGCTGATGGGCGTGGGCACCGTGGGCCTGGTGTACCTCACCACCCGGCGGCTGCTGGCCTCGCTCACCGACCGGATCGCCACCGGCGGTGCGCTGCTCGCCGGGGCGGTGTGCGCGCTGACCCCGGCCGCGGTGCTGATCTTCCGGTTCAACAACCCCGATGCGCTGCTGGTGCTGCTGATGACCGCGGCGGCGTACTGCACCGTACGGGCCTGCCAGGCAGCGTCGTGGCGCTGGCTCGTGGCGTGCGGCGCCGTGCTCGGTTTCGCGTTCCTCACCAAGATGTTGCAGGGCCTGCTGGTGCTCCCCGGTTTCGGCCTGGCGTATCTGCTCTTCGCGCAGACCCCGTGGCTGCGACGGGCTCGTGACCTCGCGTTCGGGACGCTCGCCGTGGTCGTCTCGTCCGGCTGGTACGTGCTGCTGACGGTGCTCTGGCCCGCGTCCTCGCGGCCGTACATCGGCGGGTCGAAGGACGGCACGTTCATGGACCTGGTGCTGGGCTACAACGGGCTGGCGCGGATCGTCGGCAACAGCGGGGGATCCGATGGATCGGGTGGCTTTCCCGGCGGCGGGAGGGGGCCGGGCGGCGGTGCGACGGGCACGTCGTTCGGCGGCACTCCCAGCCTGGCGCGATTGTTCAGCAACGAGTTCGGCAACGAGATCTCGTGGCTGCTGCCCGCGGCACTGCTGGTGCTGGTGGTGGGCATCGCCCTCGTGGCACGCCGGCGCCTCGAACGCGATCTGGCGTTGGGCCTCACGGTGTTCGGCACGTGGCTCGTGGTGACCGGCGTGGTGTTCTCCTTCATGAGCGGCACGGTGCACCCGTACTACACGGTGGCGTTGGTGCCCGCGATCGCAGTCCTGGTCGGCGGCGGCGCCGCGGTCGCCTGGAGCAGGCGGTCGACGGTGCCGGGGACGGCCGCTCTGGTGGCGCTCGTCGTGGCCGCGGGCGGCTGGGGCGTCGTGCGGGCCTGGCGTGCGGGCTACGCGTGGCCGGCGCTGGGGATCGTCGTGGGGGTGCTGACCGTGGCCGCGGTGGTGGCACTGGTCGTGTCACGCTCGGGTGGCCGGCGGGCGGTGGCGGCGTCGTTGACGCTGGCGCTGCTCGCCGGTGGCATCGCCACCGCGGCCTTCAGCATCTCTACCGCGGGAACCGCACACAGCGGCGGCGTACCGACCGCGGCGCAGACGGCGAAGGCGGGCAACGGTTTCCCGGGCGGTATGCGTCTCGGCGGTGACGGCGCCGACGGTGGTGATCGTCCGGCGGAAGCCCCCGACGATCGGCCGGACGGGGGAGTGCCCGGCGAACGCGGGGCCGATGCCGCGGTCGTCGCGCTACTGAAGACCACCGGCACCGACTGGGCGGCAGCGGTGAGCGGTGCCCAGAGTCAGGGTCCGCTGCAATTGAACTCGGGCCGCCCCGTGATCGCCATCGGCGGCTTCAGCGGATCCGATCCCGCGCCTACGCTCACGCAGTTCCAGCAGTGGGTGCGCGATGGCCGAATCGGCTACTACATCGCGGGCGGCGGATTCCGGCGCGGCGGCGGCGAATCGGCGATCGAGACCTGGGTGAAGCAGAACTTCACCGCGACCACGGTCGGGAGTTCGACGGTCTACCAGCTCGCCCGATAG
- the mca gene encoding mycothiol conjugate amidase Mca: MTGYRLLAVHAHPDDESSKGAATMARYAAEGDDVLVVTLTGGERGDILNPAMDVAGVKDRLPEVRREEMAKAAAILGVQHQWLGFVDSGLPEGDPLPPLPEGSFALEPLEIPVERLVRVIREFRPHVMLTYDENGGYPHPDHIKTHEVSMAAYEAAADPQQFPEAGEPWQISKVYYSHGFLRGKFQAFADEFEKAGLDNPYAEWLERWKDEKNDMMARVTTQVECGEYFPVRDDALRAHATQIDPNGPFFAVPMEWQQRLWPTEEYELAKTNVSTRMPETDLFSGVEK, translated from the coding sequence ATGACCGGATACCGGCTACTCGCCGTTCACGCACACCCGGACGATGAGTCGAGCAAGGGCGCCGCGACGATGGCGCGCTACGCCGCCGAGGGCGACGACGTGCTCGTCGTGACTCTCACCGGCGGCGAACGGGGCGACATCCTCAATCCCGCGATGGACGTCGCCGGAGTCAAGGACCGCCTGCCCGAGGTCCGCCGTGAGGAGATGGCCAAGGCCGCCGCGATCCTCGGCGTGCAGCACCAGTGGCTCGGATTCGTGGATTCGGGCCTCCCCGAGGGCGACCCGCTGCCCCCGCTGCCCGAGGGCAGCTTCGCGCTGGAGCCGCTGGAGATTCCCGTCGAGCGCCTGGTCCGCGTGATCCGCGAGTTCCGTCCGCACGTGATGCTCACGTACGACGAGAACGGCGGCTACCCGCATCCCGACCACATCAAGACCCACGAGGTGTCGATGGCCGCCTACGAGGCCGCCGCCGATCCGCAGCAGTTCCCCGAGGCCGGCGAGCCCTGGCAGATCTCGAAGGTCTACTACAGCCACGGTTTCCTGCGCGGCAAGTTCCAGGCCTTCGCCGACGAGTTCGAGAAGGCGGGCCTGGACAACCCCTACGCCGAGTGGCTGGAGCGGTGGAAAGACGAGAAGAACGACATGATGGCCCGCGTCACCACGCAGGTCGAATGCGGTGAGTACTTCCCGGTCCGCGACGACGCGCTGCGCGCCCACGCCACGCAGATCGATCCCAACGGCCCGTTCTTCGCGGTGCCGATGGAATGGCAGCAGCGACTGTGGCCCACCGAGGAGTACGAGCTCGCGAAGACCAATGTGAGCACGCGGATGCCCGAGACGGACCTGTTCAGCGGAGTCGAGAAATGA
- a CDS encoding DUF4307 domain-containing protein — protein MSTVPARPSDRYPDEQDPHRTRRLLVIGLVVVVVLGVGLAYLGYSKFAGKPVTGETAGYSVVSDSTVEVQVTVTRKDASQPVSCIVRAKNKAGDELGRREFYVPPSSDPVVVVSSEVRTTAPAAVGDVFGCGTDVPAYLDRS, from the coding sequence ATGTCCACCGTCCCCGCCCGGCCGTCCGATCGGTATCCCGACGAGCAGGATCCCCACCGCACGCGGCGCCTGCTGGTGATCGGGCTCGTCGTGGTGGTGGTCCTCGGTGTCGGCCTGGCCTACCTGGGGTACTCGAAGTTCGCGGGAAAGCCGGTCACGGGCGAGACCGCCGGATACTCGGTGGTGTCCGATTCCACGGTCGAAGTGCAGGTCACCGTCACCCGCAAGGACGCCTCGCAGCCGGTCAGTTGCATCGTGCGAGCGAAGAACAAGGCCGGCGACGAGCTGGGGCGCCGGGAGTTCTACGTGCCGCCGTCGTCGGACCCCGTCGTGGTGGTCAGCAGTGAGGTGCGCACCACCGCTCCGGCCGCGGTCGGGGACGTCTTCGGTTGCGGAACCGACGTGCCCGCGTACCTTGACCGTTCGTGA
- a CDS encoding queuosine precursor transporter — protein MSTDNTSGTEPKSGRPARTRGPAFARISSPYFPALVGAFVGVMIISNITGTKAVSLWASSLHFEILGLTFDGLPTDGAFYLFPLAYVLGDVISEVYGFRAMRRVIAVGFAMLTLAALCMWITSLLPAPEDAKETAAAFDTVATVVPMLLLAGLAGYVVGEFMNSYVLVKMKAWTGEKHLWSRLLGSTVVGQFFDTVVFCSIAAPAIGWTGSEFVAYTIIGFVWKTLVEVAIMPLSYAACAFLKRREPTYQEALLRT, from the coding sequence GTGAGCACTGACAACACCTCCGGAACCGAACCGAAGTCTGGGCGGCCGGCCCGCACCCGCGGCCCGGCCTTCGCCAGGATCTCCAGTCCCTACTTCCCCGCGCTCGTCGGCGCCTTCGTCGGCGTCATGATCATCTCGAACATCACCGGCACCAAGGCGGTCAGCCTGTGGGCGTCGTCGCTGCACTTCGAGATCCTCGGCCTGACCTTCGACGGCCTGCCCACCGACGGCGCGTTCTACCTCTTCCCCCTCGCCTACGTCCTCGGCGATGTGATCTCCGAGGTCTACGGATTCCGGGCGATGCGCCGCGTGATCGCCGTCGGCTTCGCCATGTTGACGCTCGCCGCGTTGTGCATGTGGATCACCAGCCTGCTGCCGGCCCCGGAGGACGCCAAGGAGACCGCGGCCGCGTTCGACACAGTAGCCACCGTGGTCCCGATGCTGCTGCTCGCGGGCCTCGCGGGCTACGTGGTCGGTGAGTTCATGAATTCCTACGTCCTGGTCAAGATGAAGGCCTGGACCGGCGAGAAGCACCTGTGGTCGCGGCTGCTGGGCTCCACCGTGGTGGGCCAGTTCTTCGACACCGTGGTGTTCTGCTCGATCGCGGCGCCCGCGATCGGCTGGACCGGATCGGAGTTCGTCGCGTACACGATCATCGGCTTCGTCTGGAAGACACTCGTCGAGGTGGCCATCATGCCGCTGAGCTACGCGGCCTGCGCGTTCCTCAAGCGCCGCGAACCCACGTACCAGGAAGCCCTGCTCAGGACGTGA
- the greA gene encoding transcription elongation factor GreA, whose protein sequence is MTDTQVTWLPPESHERLKNELDALIANRPVIAAEINERREEGDLKENGGYHAAREEQGQQEARIRQLQELLNNAKVGEAPTQSGVALPGSVVKVYYDGDEKDTETFLIATREEGAQDGELEVYSPNSPLGAALIDAKVGESREYTIPSGATIKVTLVSAEPYHS, encoded by the coding sequence ATGACGGACACTCAGGTGACGTGGCTGCCCCCGGAGTCGCACGAGCGCCTCAAGAACGAGTTGGACGCGCTGATCGCCAACCGCCCCGTCATCGCCGCCGAGATCAATGAGCGCCGCGAAGAGGGCGACCTCAAGGAGAACGGCGGTTACCACGCGGCCCGCGAGGAGCAGGGCCAGCAGGAGGCGCGCATCCGCCAGCTGCAGGAACTGCTCAACAACGCGAAGGTCGGCGAGGCGCCCACCCAGTCCGGTGTGGCCCTGCCCGGCTCGGTCGTGAAGGTGTACTACGACGGCGACGAGAAGGACACCGAGACCTTCCTCATCGCCACCCGCGAAGAAGGCGCGCAGGACGGCGAGCTCGAGGTGTACTCCCCGAACTCCCCGCTCGGTGCTGCGCTGATCGACGCGAAGGTGGGCGAGAGCCGCGAGTACACGATCCCCAGCGGCGCCACCATCAAGGTCACCCTGGTGAGCGCGGAGCCGTACCACTCGTAA
- a CDS encoding polysaccharide deacetylase family protein, with the protein MSKPVYLPDGTVDCAQSKCVALTFSGGPGPATRQFLQTLDQHNARGTFFVTGAQVTLNPDIMVSIAGTGNEVANGTWSQPDMTTLSAAEQDTQLAQTNQAVKQTVGITPTLFRPMGGHTSQAVVDAGKKQGLSQILWDLDTQDYNYQGNPDGLTQVLMTMKPGQIVMLHDTFLASATALDRALADLSKQGYAFVTVSQLLRTRSAG; encoded by the coding sequence GTGTCCAAGCCCGTGTACCTGCCGGACGGCACCGTCGACTGCGCCCAGAGCAAGTGCGTGGCGCTCACCTTCTCCGGCGGCCCCGGGCCCGCGACCAGGCAATTCCTGCAGACGCTCGACCAGCACAATGCGCGCGGCACGTTCTTCGTGACCGGTGCGCAGGTGACGCTGAATCCCGACATCATGGTCTCGATCGCCGGCACCGGCAACGAGGTGGCCAACGGCACGTGGTCGCAGCCCGATATGACCACACTGTCGGCGGCCGAGCAGGACACGCAGCTCGCGCAGACCAACCAGGCCGTGAAGCAGACCGTGGGCATCACGCCGACCCTGTTCCGGCCGATGGGCGGCCACACCTCGCAGGCGGTCGTGGATGCGGGGAAGAAGCAGGGACTGAGCCAGATCCTCTGGGACCTGGACACCCAGGACTACAACTACCAGGGAAATCCTGACGGCCTGACCCAGGTGCTGATGACGATGAAGCCCGGCCAGATCGTCATGCTGCACGACACCTTCCTGGCGTCGGCGACGGCTCTGGACCGGGCTCTGGCGGACCTGTCGAAGCAGGGGTACGCCTTCGTCACCGTCAGTCAGCTCCTGCGCACGCGTTCGGCGGGGTAG
- a CDS encoding cystathionine gamma-synthase, with the protein MSEQKSAIDKHAAQGFSTRAIHAGYEPDPLTGAVNVPIYASSTFAQDGVGGMRGGFEYARTGNPTRRAYEANLAAIEDGTFGRGFASGMAATDTLLRATLRPGDHLIIPDDAYGGTFRLIDKVFSQWGIEHTPAPVTDVDAVRAAIRPNTKLVWIETPTNPLLNIGDIAALAEVAHAGGAKLVVDNTFASPYLQTPLTLGADVVLHSVTKYLGGHSDTVGGALITNDEQLDTDFAFLQNGAGAVPGPFDVYLALRGIKTLGVRMDRHCDNAERIVDFLSGRPEVSTVLYPGLESHPNHAVAAKQMKRFGGMISVRLAGGREAAQRFCARTEVFTLAESLGGIESLIEHPAAMTHASTAGSQLEVPEDLVRLSVGIEDIGDLIADLENALG; encoded by the coding sequence ATGAGTGAGCAGAAGAGCGCCATCGACAAGCATGCGGCGCAGGGCTTCTCGACCCGCGCGATCCACGCCGGCTACGAGCCCGACCCGCTGACCGGCGCCGTCAACGTGCCGATCTACGCCAGCTCCACCTTCGCCCAGGACGGCGTCGGCGGCATGCGCGGCGGATTCGAGTACGCCCGCACCGGCAACCCGACCCGGCGCGCCTACGAGGCCAACCTCGCCGCGATCGAGGACGGCACCTTCGGTCGCGGTTTCGCCTCCGGTATGGCCGCCACCGACACCCTGCTGCGCGCCACGCTCCGCCCCGGAGATCACCTGATCATCCCGGACGATGCGTACGGCGGCACCTTCCGCCTGATCGATAAGGTCTTCTCGCAGTGGGGGATCGAGCACACCCCGGCACCCGTCACCGACGTCGACGCCGTGCGGGCGGCGATCCGCCCGAACACCAAGCTGGTGTGGATCGAGACGCCGACCAACCCGCTGCTCAACATCGGCGATATCGCCGCGCTCGCCGAAGTGGCGCACGCCGGTGGCGCGAAGCTGGTGGTGGACAACACCTTCGCCAGCCCGTACCTGCAGACGCCGCTCACCCTGGGCGCCGATGTGGTGTTGCACTCGGTGACCAAGTACCTGGGCGGGCACAGCGACACCGTGGGCGGCGCGCTGATCACCAACGACGAACAGCTCGACACCGACTTCGCGTTCCTGCAGAACGGCGCTGGCGCGGTGCCCGGCCCGTTCGACGTCTACCTCGCGCTGCGCGGAATCAAGACGCTCGGCGTCCGGATGGACCGGCACTGCGATAACGCGGAGCGGATCGTCGACTTCCTCTCCGGCCGCCCCGAGGTGTCGACGGTGCTGTACCCGGGCCTGGAGAGCCACCCGAACCACGCGGTAGCGGCCAAGCAGATGAAGCGCTTCGGCGGCATGATCTCCGTGCGCCTGGCCGGCGGCCGCGAGGCCGCGCAGCGATTCTGCGCGCGGACCGAGGTCTTCACCCTCGCCGAATCGCTCGGTGGCATCGAGTCGCTCATCGAGCATCCCGCCGCGATGACCCACGCGTCCACGGCCGGTTCGCAGCTCGAGGTGCCGGAGGATCTGGTGCGGCTGTCGGTGGGCATCGAGGACATCGGCGATCTCATCGCCGATCTGGAGAACGCGCTCGGTTAG
- a CDS encoding cystathionine beta-synthase — MRIAGHVSELIGDTPLVRLNSVVTPGSGLVAAKIEYLNPGGSSKDRIAVKMIDAADQSGELKPGGTIVEPTSGNTGVGLAIVAQQRGYKCVFVCPDKVSEDKRNVLKAYGAEVVVCPTAVAPEHPDSYYNVSDRLTREIPGAWKPNQYSNPNGPASHYETTGPEIWRDTEGRITHFVAGVGTGGTITGTGRYLKEISGGAVKVIGADPEGSVYSGGTGRPYLVEGVGEDFWPTAYDPDIPDEIIAVSDADSFEMTRRLAREEGLLVGGSCGMAVVAALRVAERDPDAVVVVLLPDGGRGYLSKIFNDKWMSSYGFLRTPLDPNEQEALVGDILRGKKGELPDLVHTHPSETIRDAIEILAEYNVSQMPVVGAEPPIMAGEVAGAVTERELLSAVFEGRANLADPVSKHMGPAFPLIGAGEPISAANKALSDSDALMVIDDGKPVGVITRHDVLNFLSHGK; from the coding sequence ATGCGCATCGCAGGACACGTCAGTGAGTTGATCGGCGACACCCCGTTGGTGCGCCTGAACTCCGTGGTCACCCCCGGATCGGGCCTGGTCGCGGCGAAGATCGAATACCTCAATCCGGGTGGGTCCAGCAAGGACCGGATCGCGGTGAAGATGATCGACGCAGCGGATCAGTCGGGCGAGTTGAAGCCCGGCGGGACCATCGTCGAACCCACCTCCGGAAACACCGGTGTGGGCCTCGCGATCGTCGCGCAGCAGCGCGGCTACAAGTGCGTCTTCGTGTGCCCGGACAAGGTCAGTGAGGACAAGCGCAACGTGCTCAAGGCCTACGGCGCCGAGGTCGTGGTGTGCCCGACCGCCGTCGCGCCCGAGCATCCGGATTCGTACTACAACGTCTCCGATCGGCTCACCCGCGAGATTCCCGGCGCGTGGAAGCCCAACCAGTACTCCAACCCCAACGGTCCGGCGTCGCACTACGAGACCACCGGCCCGGAGATCTGGCGCGACACCGAGGGCAGGATCACCCACTTCGTGGCGGGCGTCGGCACCGGCGGCACCATCACCGGCACCGGCCGCTACCTCAAGGAGATCTCGGGCGGCGCGGTCAAGGTGATCGGTGCCGATCCCGAAGGGTCGGTCTACTCCGGCGGCACCGGTCGCCCGTATCTGGTCGAGGGCGTGGGCGAGGACTTCTGGCCCACCGCCTACGACCCCGACATCCCGGACGAGATCATCGCCGTCTCCGACGCCGACTCGTTCGAGATGACCCGGCGCCTGGCCCGCGAGGAGGGCCTGCTCGTCGGCGGCTCGTGTGGCATGGCCGTCGTCGCTGCGCTGCGCGTGGCCGAGCGCGATCCCGATGCCGTGGTCGTGGTGCTGCTGCCCGACGGCGGCCGCGGCTACCTGTCGAAGATCTTCAACGACAAGTGGATGAGCAGCTACGGCTTCCTGCGCACCCCGCTGGACCCCAACGAGCAGGAGGCACTCGTCGGTGACATCCTGCGCGGCAAGAAGGGGGAACTGCCCGACCTGGTGCACACCCATCCTTCGGAGACCATTCGCGACGCCATCGAGATCCTCGCCGAGTACAACGTCTCGCAGATGCCGGTCGTGGGCGCCGAGCCCCCGATCATGGCGGGCGAGGTGGCGGGTGCCGTCACCGAGCGCGAGTTGCTCTCAGCCGTCTTCGAGGGCCGGGCGAATCTCGCCGATCCGGTGAGCAAGCACATGGGCCCGGCGTTCCCGCTGATCGGAGCGGGTGAGCCGATCAGTGCCGCGAACAAGGCGCTGAGTGACTCCGACGCTCTCATGGTGATCGATGACGGCAAGCCCGTCGGCGTGATCACCCGGCACGACGTGCTGAACTTCCTCTCCCACGGCAAGTAG
- a CDS encoding SGNH/GDSL hydrolase family protein, which translates to MGYTRRRFARDALRTSAAAAGGAGATWGAYALLNKQARTARTVIPHRTDKAPSKDGVYSPGREAVERPGPAHPADVKLMVFGDSTAAGLGVDDAEHTPGVLITRGIVAETGRTVQYACKAIVGATSKGLAGQIEAAFIAKQIPDVAVIIVGGNDVTALNGIESSARRLGDAVRQLREAGAEVVVGTCPDIGVVTAIPQPLRSVIRRYGLQLAARQKAQVLAAGGHPVPFADTLTPEFLQAPERMFSPDNFHPSAAGYELAARLVLPEVLAALGEWHGPLPSPPEVSEAADAQRISARLRRLFGRG; encoded by the coding sequence ATGGGTTACACCCGGCGCCGGTTCGCGCGTGACGCCCTTCGTACTTCTGCAGCCGCCGCCGGTGGCGCCGGAGCAACCTGGGGCGCGTACGCGTTGCTGAACAAGCAGGCGCGTACCGCGCGCACCGTGATTCCGCACCGCACCGACAAGGCACCGTCGAAGGACGGCGTCTACTCCCCCGGCCGAGAAGCGGTCGAGCGCCCGGGCCCGGCGCATCCGGCTGACGTCAAGCTGATGGTGTTCGGTGATTCGACTGCCGCCGGCCTCGGGGTCGACGATGCGGAGCACACCCCCGGCGTGCTGATTACGCGCGGGATCGTCGCCGAGACCGGTCGTACGGTGCAGTACGCGTGCAAGGCGATCGTCGGTGCCACGTCGAAGGGGCTGGCCGGCCAGATCGAGGCGGCCTTCATCGCGAAGCAGATCCCCGATGTGGCGGTGATCATCGTGGGCGGCAATGACGTCACGGCACTCAACGGGATCGAATCCTCGGCCCGCAGGCTGGGCGATGCGGTGCGGCAACTGCGGGAGGCGGGCGCCGAAGTGGTGGTGGGCACGTGTCCGGACATCGGGGTGGTGACGGCGATTCCGCAGCCGCTGCGGTCGGTGATCCGCCGGTACGGCCTGCAACTCGCAGCGAGGCAGAAGGCCCAGGTGTTGGCGGCGGGCGGGCATCCCGTGCCGTTCGCCGACACGCTGACGCCGGAGTTCTTGCAGGCGCCCGAGAGGATGTTCTCGCCCGACAACTTCCACCCCTCCGCGGCGGGCTACGAACTCGCGGCGCGATTGGTCCTGCCGGAGGTGCTGGCCGCGCTCGGTGAGTGGCACGGACCGCTGCCGTCCCCACCCGAGGTCTCGGAGGCGGCGGACGCGCAACGGATCTCGGCCCGGCTGCGTCGGCTGTTCGGTCGCGGCTGA